The following proteins are encoded in a genomic region of Tachysurus fulvidraco isolate hzauxx_2018 chromosome 22, HZAU_PFXX_2.0, whole genome shotgun sequence:
- the napgb gene encoding N-ethylmaleimide-sensitive factor attachment protein, gamma b: protein MAAQKINEAHEHIAKAEKCLKTSMTKWKPDYDGAASEMAKAAVAFKNAKQFDQAKEAYLKEAEYHTENKALFHAAKSIEQAGMMLKDMKRLPEAVELIEKASVMYVENGTSGTAGIALDRAGKLIEPIDLEKAVDLYQKAASVFENEDRLRQAAELLGKASRLLVRLRRLDEAAVSLQKEKNMYKEIENYPTCFKKTIAQVLVHLHRGDFVAADKCVKESYSLPGFSSSEDCVSMETLLAGYDEQDEDQVFRVCNSPLLKYMDNDYAKLAISLKVPGGGVKKKKSNAPQGSAKGAPAAEDEDEYEGGLC from the exons ATGGCAGCGCAGAAAATAAACGAGGCACATGAACACATTGCCAAAGCAGAGAAATG CTTAAAGACAAGCATGACCAAGTGGAAGCCGGACTACGATGGAGCTGCTTCTGAGATGGCCAAAGCTG CTGTGGCTTTCAAAAACGCTAAGCAGTTTGATCAAGCAAAAGAGGCGTACCTGAAGGAGGCGGAGTACCATACAGAAAACAAAGC ATTGTTCCATGCTGCAAA GTCAATTGAGCAAGCAGGTATGATGCTGAAG GATATGAAACGACTCCCGGAGGCTGTTGAACTGATTGAGAAAGCCAGTGTGATGTACGTAGAGAACGGAACATCAGGAACCGCCGGCATAGCTTTGGACAGAGCCGGCAA ACTTATTGAACCGATAGATCTGGAGAAAGCCGTGGACTTGTATCAGAAAGCTGCATCAGTTTTTGAG AACGAGGACCGGCTCAGACAGGCTGCAGAGCTGCTGGGAAAAGCGTCCAGACTTCTGGTGCGACTGCGCAG GCTGGACGAAGCAGCTGTCTCTctgcagaaagagaaaaacatgtACAAAGAGATTGAAAATTATCCCACTTGCTTCAAG AAAACCATAGCACAAGTGCTGGTCCATCTCCATCGAGGTGACTTCGTAGCAGCGGAtaagtgtgtgaaagagagttaCAG TCTTCCTGGGTTCAGTAGCAGCGAAGACTGTGTTTCAATGGAGACGTTACTGGCGGGTTATGACGAGCAAGACGAGGATCAGGTTTTCCGCGTGTGTAACTCACCTCTTCTTAAGTACATGGACAACGAT TATGCAAAGCTGGCCATCTCTCTGAAAGTTCCTGGAGGTggagtgaagaagaagaaatctaATGCTCCACAGGGGAGCGCTAAAGGAGCGCCAGCTGCAGAGGACGAGGACGAGTATGAAGGTGGACTGTGTTAG